The segment CCGGCCTGCGTGAGCTTCGACGTCAGCACGTCGCGATCGATCACCATCGACAGCGCCTGGCGCACGCGCTTGTCCTTCAGCGCCGCGTCGCTGTTGTTCAGGTAGTAGTAGTACGTCGCGAGCTGCAGGCCGGGGCGCAGTTCGCCGCCGAACTGCTTGCTGACCTGCTGGAAGATGCCCGACGGGATCGAGTAGCTGTAGTCGATCTGGCCGGCCTGGTACATGCGCATCGCCGTCTCGTCGCTCTCGATCGGCAGGTACGTGACCTTGTTGACCACGACCTTCGGCGCGTTCCAGTACTTCGCATCCTTCGTGATCACGATGCGGTTGTTCGGCTGCCAGTCGACGAGCTGGTATGCGCCGTTGCTGACGATGTTGCCCGGGCGCGTCCATGCGTCGCCGAACTTCGCGACGACGTCCTTGTTCACCGGCGCGAGCGGCACCATCGCGGTCAGCTCGGGGAAGAACGCGACCGGCACGTCGGTCGTCACCTCGACCGTGTACGGGTCGACCGCGCGCACGCCGAGCGTCGACGGCGCAGCCTTGCCGGCGATGATGTCCTTCGAGTTCTTCACGAACTCGACGAGGATCGTGTATTTCGAGCCCGTCTTCGGATCGACGAGGCGCTGCCACGCATAGACGAAATCGGCCGCGGTAACCGGCTGGCCGTTGCTCCACTTCGCATCGCGGCGCAGCTTGAAGACCCACGTTTCCGGCGTCTTGCGCTCCCACGACTGCGCGACGCCCGGCACGACCTGGCCGGCCGCGTCGATGCGGGCGAGCCCTTCGAACAGGTCGAGGCCGATCGTGTTGCCGGTCCACGACTCGATGTGCGCGGGGTCGAGGGATTCGACTTCGGCCGGCACCTGACGCGTCAGGTCCTGTTGCGCGGCGAGCGCGACGTTCGACGGAACGGTAACGGCGGACGCGGACTGCGTCGTCAGGGCGAGCGCGGCCAGCACGGCCGACATGGCATGCAAGGATTTCATCGTGTCAGTACTTGGTGGGTTTTCGGTGCGTGCGTCGCGGCGGGACGCCGCGGGTTACACGTAGGACGCTGCAGTGAGCAGCGATTGAGGAGGCCCGTGAATCTCGTATGGCATCTTAGTATTCCTTACGTTCCTTTCGACAGGTAATCCGTCGCTGGAACGAAGGAATACCTGTGCGTTAGAACAGCCTCGGCGTTCCGACCCAGACCACCACCGACTCGATCTTCGCGGTGTTGGCCCAACTGTGCGGGACCGTCGACTGATAGTGCGCGCTGTCGCCGGCTTGCAGCACGAACGTCCTGCCTTCCAGCGTCAACGACACTTCCCCATCGATCACATACAGGAATTCCTCTCCTGCATGCGTCGTTACTTCCGACCGCGTCTGTCCGGGCGGCAATCGCACGAGGATCGCCTCGAGCTGACGCCCTTCCGTCACGTTCGTGAGCCGCGCGAACAGGTTGGCCGAATCGGCAAACCCGAAGAAGCGCAACTGCTCGCCGCGGCACACCGACCGCTCCTCGCTCGGCGTCTCGACGAAGTACTGCACCGTCACGCCGAGTGCCTGCGCGATACCGGCCAGCGACGTCAGCGACGGCGACGCGAGCCCGCGTTCGACCTGCGACAGAAACGGCTTCGAAATACCCGCGGCTGTTGCCGTTTCATCGAGCGTGCGTTTCAGTCGCTGGCGCAACGCGCGAATCTTGCTGCCCAGAGCGGCGCCAGCTTCGGCTGGCCGCGTGTTTTCAGTGGGGGGAACCATAACAGGCCGAAAAGGGGTCGTCAAAAAATGTTTGATGGAAAATAACTAAGTTAGATCGATATAGCTTAGTCTTCGGGTTTACGTATGTCTCAGGCGTTGCGCACGGTGCGCTAAACACCGTTCGGCCCAGGCCGCAAAACGCGCTATCTTGCCAGACTCGACGCCTTCACAGGCAAGCTGCAAGCGGCTCTCCGGGATATTGCCGAGGCTCTTGACACAAGCTTACAAAGACATGATGAGACGAATCTTCCTGAAAGCTCCTGACACGTCAGGGATTTCCCGGTGTGGCGCGGACCTGACGTGGCGCACCTGTCAACGTTACCAGTCGCGCGCCGGCCGAGGCCTCGCGCCACCTGTCACGGGAGCCGACTGACCCCGCCGGGAGCCAGCCCGCCCGATTTTGCCGCCGCCTTCGCGCTGCCTACCCGGCCGATACGCGCAGGCACCAGATCGACCCTTGGCAGCGCGCGATCCGCGCCGCCCGCTTGAACCGAGATTGACATGCACTCACCTGTTTCCAAAACCCGATCGTTTACGACGGTCTTCCTCATCGAGATGTGGGAGCGCTTCGGCTACTACGGCATGGCCGCGCTCCTCGTCCTCTTCATGATCGACAAGCTCGGCTTCACCGACAGCCATGCGAACCTGACCTGGGGCGCGTTCACCGCGCTCGTCTACGCATCGCCGTCGATCGGCGGCTGGATCGGCGACAAGGTGCTCGGCGCGCGCCGCACGATGATCATCGGCGCCGCGGTGCTGTGCGCCGGCTACCTGATGCTCGCGATGCCGAACGACCGGCTCGCCTACATGTACTCGGCGCTCGGCGTGATCGTGGTCGGCAACGGCCTGTTCAAGGCGAACGCCGCGAACCTCGTGCGCCGGATCTACGAAGGCGACGACGCACGCATCGACAGCGCATTCACGATCTACTACATGGCCGTCAACATCGGCTCGACCGTGTCGATGCTCGCGACGCCGTGGATCAAGGACCACTGGGGCTGGCACACCGCGTTCGCGGTCTGCTGCGGCGGCATGCTGCTCGCGATCCTCAACTTCGTGCTGATGCATCGCACGCTCGCGCACATCGGCTCGCAGCCCGACGACGCGCCGATCCAGTGGCGCCGTCTCGGCGCGGTCGCAGCGGGCGGCGTCGCGCTCGCGCTCGTGACGATGTACGTGCTCGAGCACAAGCAGCTCGCGGTCGCGAGCGTGTGGACGGCGGCGGCCGCGATCCTCGCGATCTTCGCGTACATGATCGCGAAGTCGGAACGCTCGGAGCGCGCCGGCCTGATCGCCGCGCTCGTGCTGATCGCCCAGGTGATCCTGTTCTTCATCTTCTACGTGCAGATGTCGACGTCGCTCACGCTGTTCGCGCTGCGCAACGTCGATCCGCGCTTCATCCTGTTCGGCACGACGCTGTTCACGTGGAGCGCCGCGCAATTCCAGGCGCTCAACCCGATCTCGATCATGCTGCTGAGCCCGGTGCTCGTGCTGATCTACAACGCGTTCTCGAAGCGCGGCCATGACATCCCGGTCGCGCTGAAGTACGCGCTCGGCTTCGGCGCGGTCGCCGCCGGCTACCTGGTGTTCACGATCAGCGGCCGCTACGCGGTCGACGGCCGCGTGTCGTCGTGGTTCATGGTGTGGGGCTACGCGCTCTACTCGCTCGGCGAGCTGCTGGTGAGCGGCCTCGGTCTCGCGATGATCGCCCGCTACGTGCCGGCGCGCATGAGCGGCTTCATGATGGGCGCGTATTTCGTCGCGACGGGCGTGTCGCAGTACCTGGGCAGCGTGATCGCGAACTTCGCGCAGATGCCGTCGCACGACCTGCCGGCGACCGAATCGCTGCCGCTCTACCTGTCGCTGTTCGAGAAGCTCGGCTGGCTCGCGGCGCTCGGCATGCTGATCGCGCTGCTGCTGCTGCCGCTGATGAAGCGCCTGTCGCGCCAGCATCAGCGCTGCGTCGAAGAGCGCCGCGAAGAGACCACGTCGGCAACGGCAGCCGTCGCGGCTCAGTGAAATCCCTTGGCGCGCTGCGTGCGCGCCACATTCTCCTGCCGATTCCCTGCGCCCGTCCTACACTGGTTGCAGGGAGCGCTTCCGACGAGACGCGCGACAGGCAGGAGAACATCATGAAAAGCAAAACGACGCGACTCTTCAGGATGCTGTCGGATATCCGGCGCGCGCAACGCTGCACCGCGCTGCGCGCCGCGAAGGCAGCCGCCGAAGCCGACGCGGTGCTCGCCGAACGGAACGCCGACGCCACCGACGACGATCGCAGCGAAGCGGACACCGACGACGCACCGCCCGCGCCCCGCTCCCGTATCGGCTCACCTCACTAAGGTCCGCACGCGCCACCGGCCGGCTTGCGCCGGTCCGGCCCAACGGCGCCCCGCGCATCGCTCGCGCCGTTCACACGGCCGCCCCGCGCCGCCGCGCCAGCCACGTCCCC is part of the Burkholderia ubonensis subsp. mesacidophila genome and harbors:
- a CDS encoding peptide ABC transporter substrate-binding protein, which encodes MKSLHAMSAVLAALALTTQSASAVTVPSNVALAAQQDLTRQVPAEVESLDPAHIESWTGNTIGLDLFEGLARIDAAGQVVPGVAQSWERKTPETWVFKLRRDAKWSNGQPVTAADFVYAWQRLVDPKTGSKYTILVEFVKNSKDIIAGKAAPSTLGVRAVDPYTVEVTTDVPVAFFPELTAMVPLAPVNKDVVAKFGDAWTRPGNIVSNGAYQLVDWQPNNRIVITKDAKYWNAPKVVVNKVTYLPIESDETAMRMYQAGQIDYSYSIPSGIFQQVSKQFGGELRPGLQLATYYYYLNNSDAALKDKRVRQALSMVIDRDVLTSKLTQAGEKPMYGLMPSGTKGVQSFTPEWASWPMAKRVETAKNLLKQAGYSDAKPLSFTLTYNTNDLHKKVALFTASEWRTKLGVNTKLENVEFKVLMKERHDGKVQIARDGWFADYNDAMTFFDLIRCGSSQNTVGYCNKQADTLVDEGNQKLDDKARAALLTQAHDAAMNDTPMVPLFQYSADRLVKPYVGGYSLKNVIDMRASQDMYLIKH
- a CDS encoding peptide MFS transporter; the protein is MHSPVSKTRSFTTVFLIEMWERFGYYGMAALLVLFMIDKLGFTDSHANLTWGAFTALVYASPSIGGWIGDKVLGARRTMIIGAAVLCAGYLMLAMPNDRLAYMYSALGVIVVGNGLFKANAANLVRRIYEGDDARIDSAFTIYYMAVNIGSTVSMLATPWIKDHWGWHTAFAVCCGGMLLAILNFVLMHRTLAHIGSQPDDAPIQWRRLGAVAAGGVALALVTMYVLEHKQLAVASVWTAAAAILAIFAYMIAKSERSERAGLIAALVLIAQVILFFIFYVQMSTSLTLFALRNVDPRFILFGTTLFTWSAAQFQALNPISIMLLSPVLVLIYNAFSKRGHDIPVALKYALGFGAVAAGYLVFTISGRYAVDGRVSSWFMVWGYALYSLGELLVSGLGLAMIARYVPARMSGFMMGAYFVATGVSQYLGSVIANFAQMPSHDLPATESLPLYLSLFEKLGWLAALGMLIALLLLPLMKRLSRQHQRCVEERREETTSATAAVAAQ
- a CDS encoding cupin domain-containing protein; the encoded protein is MVPPTENTRPAEAGAALGSKIRALRQRLKRTLDETATAAGISKPFLSQVERGLASPSLTSLAGIAQALGVTVQYFVETPSEERSVCRGEQLRFFGFADSANLFARLTNVTEGRQLEAILVRLPPGQTRSEVTTHAGEEFLYVIDGEVSLTLEGRTFVLQAGDSAHYQSTVPHSWANTAKIESVVVWVGTPRLF